The sequence below is a genomic window from Dyadobacter chenwenxiniae.
GCGATCAGCTGGAAGATCCTGCTGCTGCGAAGGGCATTGTGAAAAGAGGTGTGACTGAACTGGTTACACCGGGTGTTTCGCTCAACGACAATGTGCTCGATACGCGCAGAAACAACTATCTCGCCGCAGTGCACATCGGACCCGATAACATTTACGGGATTGCTTTCCTGGACATTTCCACGGGCGAATTCATGACGGCGCAGGGGAATGCGGCCTATATTGATAAAATGCTTCAAGGTTTCAGTCCGGCCGAAGTGCTTTTTTGCAAAAGACACAAACAAGAATTCAATCAGCTTTTTGGCGGGAAATACCATTCTTTCCAGCTGGACGACTGGTGCTTTGGCTATGAATACGGTTATGAGCAGCTGATCGGCCATTTTCAGACAACCACATTGAAAGGTTTTGGGATTGAAGCGCTGCCGATGGGGATCATTGCAGCGGGTGTGATCCTTCATTATCTGCGCGAAACCGAGCATAAGGAAGTGGGGCACATTGGCCGTATTACGCGTTTGGAAGAAGAAAAATACGTGTGGCTCGACCGTTTCACAGTAAGAAACCTCGAACTCGTTTACCCGCAACAAGAGGGCGGTGTGCCATTGATCCAGATTTTAGATCAGACCGTGACCCCAATGGGTGCGCGTTTGCTTCGGAAATGGATCGTTCTGCCGCTAAAAGATAAGTTAGCGATTGAAGACCGGCTCAATACTGTCGAACACTTTCTTGAAAACGAAGATCTGCATGAGACGATAACGCAACATTTGAAACAAATTGGGGACCTGGAACGGCTCATTTCAAAAGTTGCGGTAAAACGGATAAACCCCCGCGAGCTGGTTCAGCTGAAAAAGTCGTTGAAGCAAATTGGCCCGGTTAAGGAGTTGATTTCAGGCATAATTAATCAGGAAGAAGAAAAATCAAGGAAAGCTGGCAAGAAACAGATTTCCACCCAAGCCATTGAAATACTAAAAAAATATGCGGATCAGCTGAATCCTTGTAGTTTTTTGGTTGATAAAATTGAAAATGAGATCCGTGACGACGCACCGATCCTGACTAACCAGGGCCGGATCGTAAAAAGCGGCGTTGATCCTGAGCTAGACGAATTGCATGCGATTTCCTATGAAGGGAAAGATTATCTGATCAAACTGCAAAACAGGGAAATTGAGCGTACCGGCATCGGATCATTGAAAATCGCTTATAATAAGGTTTTTGGCTATTATCTGGAAGTGACGCACGCGCATCAGAACAAAGTCCCGGCCGATTGGATCAGAAAGCAAACATTGGTCAATGCGGAACGCTACATTACACCGGAACTAAAAGAATACGAAGAAAAGATCCTGAATGCCGAGGACAAAATTTCAGCGATTGAATACCGGATTTTCAGCGAATTAATGTTGATGGCGGCAGAGTATGTGAGCACCGTGCAGCAAAATGCACTGGTGATATCGACACTCGATGCATTAAGCTCATTCGCCACAATTGCCCGGAAAAATAATTATATGAAACCCACTATCAGTGAAGGTAATGAGCTGGATATTAAAGACGGCCGCCATCCGGTTATTGAACAGCAGCTGCCAATAGGCGAAAGTTATGTGCCTAATGACCTGTTTCTGGACGATATGGTGCAACAGATCATTATCATTACAGGGCCTAATATGGCAGGTAAATCGGCGCTTTTGCGGCAAACAGCACTCATTGTCCTTATGGCGCAAATGGGATGTTATGTGCCAGCAAAATGTGCTTCAATTGGTCTGGTCGACAAGATTTTTACCAGGGTAGGGGCAAGCGACAATTTAAGCCGCGGCGAAAGTACATTCATGGTGGAAATGACTGAAACCGCAAGCATTCTGAATAATCTGAGCAACCGCAGTTTGGTTTTAATGGACGAAATCGGCCGTGGGACAAGCACTTACGATGGCGTTTCCATCGCCTGGGCCATTGCAGAATACCTGCATAATCAAGCGGATTGCAGGCCAAAAACTTTGTTTGCGACACATTATCACGAGCTTAACCAACTTACGGAGGATTTCCCGCGCATCAAAAATTTCAATGTGGCTGTCAAGGAAGTGGATAACAAAGTGATTTTCCTGCGGAAGCTAAAACCAGGTGGAAGTGCGCATAGTTTCGGAATCCACGTGGCCCAGATCGCGGGTATGCCTCAGCTTATTGTGTTGAGGGCCAGTGAAATTATGCAGCATCTGGAGAAAGATCATGTGACGCACGAGCATAAAAAAAGAGTCAGAGAAATTCCCAAAAACAACTTTCAGCTCAGCATTTTCGAACCGGCCGATCCGCGTATGGAAGAGCTTAAAGAGAAATTGTCGCTTGTAGACGTCAATACATTGTCACCCATTGAAGCACTGTTGAAATTGAACGAATTTCAGAAAATAGTGAAGAAATAACCGAGTAATGCACTTTATATTTTACCAATTTAATCTCCTATCCCTTTTATGAAAAACGCAACGCGGTTTCAATTGATGGCCATGATGTTCCTGCTCTATTTTATATGGGGATCGTGGTACGGGCAAATGAGTAAATACCTGTTCACAGCGCTTGGCGCATCCGGGGCTCAGGTTGGGAATGCTTATGCTGCTTTTTCAATTGCGCAGATCATCGCTCCTTTCTTCGTCGGAATGATTGCCGACCGTTACTTTGCTGCACAAAAAGTGTTAGGCGTTTTAAGCTTAGCAGGTGCAGCTCTTCTTTTCGTTCTCACCGGCGTTGACGACCCGGATAATTTTTTCTGGATTATCCTTGCCTACTGTATTTCTTTCGCGCCTATGATGTCGCTGACTACTTCGATTGCCATGCAGCAGGTTACCAATTCAGAGAAAGATTTTCCGGCGATACGTGTAATGGGAACAGTTTCCTGGATTGTAGTTTCTAACATTATTGGGTATTACGGCTTCGGGGATAATGTAATGATCTTTAAGATATCAATGGTTGCATCCGCATTTTTGGGTGTCTACTCTTTCTTTTTGCCAGACACCCCGCCGAAACCAAGTACAAAAACGTCGTTTTCGGACATCTTGGGCCTTGATGCATTCAAACTTTTCAAAGACCGTTCGTTTGCGATATTTTTTATCTCTTCCTTGCTGATCTGTATTCCTTTGTCGTTCTATTACGCCATGGCCAACCCGTCGCTCACAGATTCGGGTATGACCAATGTGGAGAATAAGATGTCGTTGGGGCAAGCTTCGGAAGTCGTTTTCATGCTGCTAATTCCACTTGCTTTTAGCCGTTTGGGGGTTAAATGGATGTTGGTTGTAGGTTTGATCGCGTGGATCATTCGTTTTATCGGCTTCGGTTATGGGGATGTAAATAACGAATGGCTGCTTTACATGGCAATTATTCTGCACGGTGTTTGTTACGATTTCTTCTTTGTTACCGGCCAAATTTATACAGATAGCAAAGCAGGCGAAAAATATCGTTCTTCTGCACAGGGGCTTATTTCAATCGCAACTTACGGGATTGGGATGGGAATTGGCTCATGGCTTGCCGGTCTGGTTGCTGATATGTACACAGTTAACGGTGTAAAAGACTGGACGAGCATCTGGATGGTGCCAGCGGGTATTGCAGCAATTGTTCTGGTGCTTTTTGTACTTTTCTTCAAGGATAATAAAGTGAAGGCGACCGACTAAAATAAGAGTTAGCGCAAGAAAAAACCTGTAAGTTGATTCTTACAGGTTTTTCTATTAATAGCATTGTCAATTCATCTATTTAAATCAATAATCATCGTCGTCATCGGCAATGTTCCGGCTGTAATTTTTAGATCCGCCACCGCCTCTTTTATGATCGGCGCCGCCTTTTCCAAAACGGTCATCCGATCTGGGCTTGCCTCCAAATCCTCCTTTATCTCCATAACCGCCGCTTTGGCCACGGTCGCTGCTTCTATATCGATCATTGTTTCCGCCTCCTGAACTTTTGTCACCGCCGGAATAACCTCCTCCGCCGCTGTAACCTCCGCCACCCGTGCTGCCTCCAGTGCCTGGGCTGCTGGGCCTGTCTGTGCTGCTGCCTTCCGTGCGGGGAGGCCTTGTAAAGCCTCCTTCTCTTCTGGGGGCACCAGCGTCCGTTCTTGCTTCTTTTTTCTGCGATTCGTTTACAACCAACGGGCGTCCATACATGTCAGCACCATTCAAATTGCTAATTGCCAGCCTTGCTTCTTCCTCGTCCGGCATTTCAACAAAGCCGAAACCTTTGCTTTGACGAGTGATCTTGTCAATGATAATTTTCGCGGAGCTCACTGTTCCAAATTTTTCGAAAGCTTCACGCAATTCGCTTTCTTTCAATTTAAAAGAAAGACTCCCAACAAAAATGTCCATGGAAACGACTTGTTTTAATTTAATTTTTAGGTTATAAATATATTTATTTTAACTGATAAGCCACGACACCATTTTTTGCGAATGTCGGTACGTAGACGATTTTCTTAACCGAATCATAACCAATGTCCGCCGAATTTGTTTTGTCTGCCGCAGTATCTAGCAACTTCTCTGTTGTCCCGTCGGCCTTTACGTAATAAACTACGCCAGCCCAGCAAGACACGATGTATTCTCCCGGTATAACCTGCTCAATGCCATCGGTGCTTTTGTCCATTCCTTCTGCAACAATGCTTACTTTTTTGTCGGTACTAAGTCGTTTCAATGTGCCCGCATCCGCGATCAACAGGTCCGAACCAACTGCCAGAACGCCATTAGGCCTGGTCAGATCTTCAAAATAGATCGATACTTTGCCATCCTTAATTAAATGGACTTTCTTCGTATCCGAATCAGAAACGTAAATATTTCCATCGGAATCAATCGTGAGGTCGTTCAGGAACTTGGATCCTTCTACGGCATGTCTGTTTAAGATTTTTCCAGCCTTGATATCGATCTCAACAACGTCCGTCACGTCCGTGACGAATAGTTTGTTGCCCTTGATGCCCATCCCTTTTGGCGCATGCAGCCCCGTAATCCAGTCTTTATTAATGATTTTACCGTCCAGTCCAACTTTTCCGATTGCTCCTTTTCCATCTTTTTCTCCCGCTTTTCCGTCGATCTGGGCCACATATAGCAGCTTGTCCTGCGCGCTGTAAAAAACAGATTCCGGCACCGGAAGTGAAGCATCAGTTGCCCATATCTCCGTTAGGGAATGTTGCGCATTGCCAGCCACCGCAGCCAATAGCAGCGATGCCGTGAATAGTAGTTGAATGGATTTCATGTTTTTAGTTTGCGTGGATATGTTTCCTGACAGGCAAGATTGACTAGGAGTGATATACCTTTCTGATTTACCAATTTTTGATACTTACTCAAAGCTAAATAAAAATGGCCAAAACAGTTCGTTGCGGCCAATTTTAAATTTTTTTATAATTTAATCCTCAAATCGTAAACGAAGTCTTTGATTTCCAGAATCCGGAAAGCGTCTTTGTGATTGAATAGGGGATTGAGCAGATAATTAAATTCCTCGGGCAGGATTGCAGAGGGGATTTCCAGAAACGCGTGAGAAGATTTTTTCAATAATGTTGTTCCAAAATCTTTAGTCGAAGCAGGAGCCGGTGCGTCGCGCCAGTTGCCAGGTAGTTCCGGAATACCGACCTGATGAATTTTTAATGGCGCCAGCTCAAACGT
It includes:
- the mutS gene encoding DNA mismatch repair protein MutS, which encodes MAKAQKETPLNKQYNEIKAKYPGALLLFRVGDFYETFGEDAIRASKILGIVLTRRNNGGAHEELAGFPHHSLDNYLPKLVRAGERVAICDQLEDPAAAKGIVKRGVTELVTPGVSLNDNVLDTRRNNYLAAVHIGPDNIYGIAFLDISTGEFMTAQGNAAYIDKMLQGFSPAEVLFCKRHKQEFNQLFGGKYHSFQLDDWCFGYEYGYEQLIGHFQTTTLKGFGIEALPMGIIAAGVILHYLRETEHKEVGHIGRITRLEEEKYVWLDRFTVRNLELVYPQQEGGVPLIQILDQTVTPMGARLLRKWIVLPLKDKLAIEDRLNTVEHFLENEDLHETITQHLKQIGDLERLISKVAVKRINPRELVQLKKSLKQIGPVKELISGIINQEEEKSRKAGKKQISTQAIEILKKYADQLNPCSFLVDKIENEIRDDAPILTNQGRIVKSGVDPELDELHAISYEGKDYLIKLQNREIERTGIGSLKIAYNKVFGYYLEVTHAHQNKVPADWIRKQTLVNAERYITPELKEYEEKILNAEDKISAIEYRIFSELMLMAAEYVSTVQQNALVISTLDALSSFATIARKNNYMKPTISEGNELDIKDGRHPVIEQQLPIGESYVPNDLFLDDMVQQIIIITGPNMAGKSALLRQTALIVLMAQMGCYVPAKCASIGLVDKIFTRVGASDNLSRGESTFMVEMTETASILNNLSNRSLVLMDEIGRGTSTYDGVSIAWAIAEYLHNQADCRPKTLFATHYHELNQLTEDFPRIKNFNVAVKEVDNKVIFLRKLKPGGSAHSFGIHVAQIAGMPQLIVLRASEIMQHLEKDHVTHEHKKRVREIPKNNFQLSIFEPADPRMEELKEKLSLVDVNTLSPIEALLKLNEFQKIVKK
- a CDS encoding nucleoside permease translates to MKNATRFQLMAMMFLLYFIWGSWYGQMSKYLFTALGASGAQVGNAYAAFSIAQIIAPFFVGMIADRYFAAQKVLGVLSLAGAALLFVLTGVDDPDNFFWIILAYCISFAPMMSLTTSIAMQQVTNSEKDFPAIRVMGTVSWIVVSNIIGYYGFGDNVMIFKISMVASAFLGVYSFFLPDTPPKPSTKTSFSDILGLDAFKLFKDRSFAIFFISSLLICIPLSFYYAMANPSLTDSGMTNVENKMSLGQASEVVFMLLIPLAFSRLGVKWMLVVGLIAWIIRFIGFGYGDVNNEWLLYMAIILHGVCYDFFFVTGQIYTDSKAGEKYRSSAQGLISIATYGIGMGIGSWLAGLVADMYTVNGVKDWTSIWMVPAGIAAIVLVLFVLFFKDNKVKATD
- a CDS encoding RNA recognition motif domain-containing protein — protein: MDIFVGSLSFKLKESELREAFEKFGTVSSAKIIIDKITRQSKGFGFVEMPDEEEARLAISNLNGADMYGRPLVVNESQKKEARTDAGAPRREGGFTRPPRTEGSSTDRPSSPGTGGSTGGGGYSGGGGYSGGDKSSGGGNNDRYRSSDRGQSGGYGDKGGFGGKPRSDDRFGKGGADHKRGGGGSKNYSRNIADDDDDY
- a CDS encoding SMP-30/gluconolactonase/LRE family protein, with translation MKSIQLLFTASLLLAAVAGNAQHSLTEIWATDASLPVPESVFYSAQDKLLYVAQIDGKAGEKDGKGAIGKVGLDGKIINKDWITGLHAPKGMGIKGNKLFVTDVTDVVEIDIKAGKILNRHAVEGSKFLNDLTIDSDGNIYVSDSDTKKVHLIKDGKVSIYFEDLTRPNGVLAVGSDLLIADAGTLKRLSTDKKVSIVAEGMDKSTDGIEQVIPGEYIVSCWAGVVYYVKADGTTEKLLDTAADKTNSADIGYDSVKKIVYVPTFAKNGVVAYQLK
- a CDS encoding RES family NAD+ phosphorylase codes for the protein MIVYRVGRTKYAHDMEGEGARLYGGRWNHKLTPCIYTSASRALALLEYTANISIDDIPRALSITTFELAPLKIHQVGIPELPGNWRDAPAPASTKDFGTTLLKKSSHAFLEIPSAILPEEFNYLLNPLFNHKDAFRILEIKDFVYDLRIKL